A stretch of Pseudorhodobacter turbinis DNA encodes these proteins:
- the folD gene encoding bifunctional methylenetetrahydrofolate dehydrogenase/methenyltetrahydrofolate cyclohydrolase FolD, translated as MTATIIDGKAFAARVRGQVAEHVSRLAEENGIQPGLAVVLVGADPASEVYVKSKGKMTVEVGMHSVEHRLADDTAEGDLLALIATLNADPKIHGILVQLPLPAHLNSELVINSIDPAKDVDGFHISNVGLLGTGQKSMVPCTPLGCLMMLRDHHGDLSGMNAVVVGRSNIVGKPMAQLLLGDSCTVTIAHSRTKDLKAVCQGADILVAAVGRAEMITGDYVKPGATVIDVGINRIERDGKKKLVGDAEFASCAAVAGAITPVPGGVGPMTIACLLANTLTACCRANGLAEPQGLTV; from the coding sequence ATGACGGCGACAATCATCGACGGTAAGGCCTTTGCGGCCCGTGTACGCGGGCAGGTCGCCGAGCATGTCAGCCGCTTGGCCGAGGAAAACGGCATCCAGCCGGGGCTTGCCGTGGTTCTGGTCGGCGCGGACCCTGCATCGGAAGTCTATGTGAAATCCAAGGGCAAGATGACCGTTGAGGTCGGCATGCATTCGGTCGAACACCGGTTGGCGGATGATACCGCCGAGGGTGATTTGCTGGCATTGATCGCGACATTGAACGCCGACCCCAAGATCCACGGGATTTTGGTCCAGTTGCCATTGCCCGCGCATCTCAATTCGGAACTGGTGATCAACAGCATTGATCCGGCCAAGGATGTGGACGGGTTCCATATCTCTAATGTCGGGCTGCTGGGCACAGGGCAGAAAAGCATGGTGCCCTGCACGCCTTTGGGCTGCTTGATGATGCTGCGCGATCATCATGGCGATTTGTCGGGGATGAATGCGGTTGTGGTCGGGCGCAGCAATATCGTCGGCAAACCGATGGCGCAGCTTTTGCTGGGCGATAGCTGTACGGTCACGATTGCGCACAGCCGGACCAAAGACCTGAAGGCCGTGTGCCAAGGTGCGGATATTTTGGTGGCCGCCGTTGGCCGGGCTGAGATGATCACCGGCGATTACGTCAAGCCGGGCGCCACGGTGATTGACGTGGGTATCAACCGGATTGAGCGGGACGGCAAGAAAAAGCTGGTCGGCGATGCGGAATTTGCAAGCTGTGCCGCCGTGGCGGGTGCGATCACGCCGGTGCCGGGCGGTGTGGGGCCGATGACGATTGCTTGTCTGCTGGCCAACACCTTGACGGCCTGTTGCCGCGCGAATGGCTTGGCTGAGCCGCAGGGCCTGACGGTTTAG
- a CDS encoding SLC13 family permease has protein sequence MFGIDLSQTMQAYCALAIVVGMLALFVREVFPVEVTALAGASLMLILGILPQDDAMAVLSNHAPWTIAAMFVIVGALVRTGALDWVTGLAVRNVEARPVVTLAALTVAIIVMSAIMNNTPIVVVMIPVFMRLAKQLKMSASKVMIPLSYLAIFGGTITLIGTSTNLLVDGVARQMGMAPFGIFDITPLGIVMSLIGVTYLFLFARKALPDRDSMGMLLGDRAKMKFFTEVAVPEDSGLIGQTVLDVDLFKRDSMRVVDVLRGDASLRRALAGVELAAGDRVILRTPMSEVLALKDSKDLRQVDKLSSVQTETVEALITPGCQMVGRSLGSLRLRRRYGVYTIAMHRRNQNIGRQLDDVVVQVGDTLLLEGGAADIQRLAKDMELVDIAQPSERAFRRRHAPIVIGTLVAIVGLAAINAAPIVILALIGVAVVLVTRCIDADEAFAFIEGRLLALIFAMLAVGLGLDHSGAVTLIVDAIAPYMLDLPPYMLVFAVYALASILTEMVSNNAVAVILTPIAIGLGTTMGVDPRPLVVAVMFGASASFSTPIGYQTNTLVYGPGGYRFTDFLRIGVPLNLLMMVVMSALIPFFFPF, from the coding sequence GTGTTCGGAATTGATCTGAGCCAGACAATGCAGGCCTACTGCGCACTTGCGATTGTGGTGGGCATGTTGGCGCTATTTGTGCGCGAGGTCTTTCCGGTAGAGGTGACCGCGCTGGCTGGTGCCTCCTTGATGTTGATCCTTGGAATTTTGCCGCAAGATGATGCGATGGCCGTGCTGTCCAACCACGCCCCTTGGACGATTGCGGCGATGTTTGTGATCGTGGGGGCCTTGGTGCGCACAGGCGCGCTTGACTGGGTGACGGGGCTTGCGGTGCGCAACGTTGAGGCGCGGCCTGTGGTGACGCTTGCCGCGCTGACGGTGGCGATTATCGTGATGTCGGCGATTATGAACAACACGCCGATTGTGGTTGTGATGATTCCGGTGTTCATGCGCCTTGCCAAGCAGTTGAAGATGTCAGCCTCCAAGGTAATGATCCCGCTGTCTTATCTGGCAATTTTTGGCGGAACGATCACCTTGATCGGCACCTCGACCAACCTGTTGGTGGACGGTGTGGCGCGGCAAATGGGGATGGCACCTTTTGGAATTTTCGACATCACGCCCTTGGGGATTGTGATGTCGCTTATCGGGGTGACCTATCTGTTCTTGTTTGCCCGCAAGGCCTTGCCCGACCGTGACAGCATGGGAATGCTTTTGGGTGACCGCGCCAAGATGAAGTTTTTCACCGAGGTCGCCGTGCCAGAGGACTCGGGCCTGATTGGCCAGACGGTACTGGATGTTGATCTGTTCAAGCGCGATTCCATGCGTGTGGTCGATGTGCTGCGCGGGGATGCAAGTTTGCGCCGCGCGCTGGCAGGGGTGGAACTGGCCGCCGGTGACCGTGTGATTTTGCGCACGCCTATGTCCGAGGTGCTTGCCCTTAAGGACAGCAAGGATTTGCGTCAGGTGGACAAGCTGTCCTCGGTGCAGACCGAAACGGTTGAGGCGCTGATCACGCCGGGCTGTCAGATGGTTGGCCGCTCGCTTGGCTCTTTGCGACTGCGCAGGCGCTACGGGGTTTATACGATTGCGATGCACCGGCGGAACCAGAATATCGGGCGGCAGCTTGATGATGTTGTGGTTCAAGTGGGCGATACATTGCTGTTGGAGGGGGGCGCGGCCGATATCCAGCGGCTTGCCAAGGATATGGAACTGGTCGATATCGCCCAACCGTCAGAACGCGCCTTTCGTCGCCGCCATGCGCCGATTGTCATCGGGACACTGGTTGCGATTGTCGGGCTGGCGGCGATCAATGCCGCCCCGATTGTGATCCTTGCGTTGATCGGTGTGGCCGTGGTGCTGGTGACCCGCTGCATTGATGCCGATGAGGCCTTTGCCTTTATCGAGGGTCGCTTGCTTGCGTTGATCTTTGCGATGCTGGCGGTGGGTCTGGGGCTGGATCATTCGGGTGCCGTCACGCTGATCGTGGATGCGATTGCGCCCTACATGCTTGATTTGCCGCCCTATATGCTGGTGTTTGCGGTCTATGCGCTGGCGTCGATCCTGACCGAGATGGTCTCCAATAATGCGGTGGCGGTGATCCTGACGCCGATTGCCATCGGCCTTGGCACGACCATGGGCGTGGACCCGCGGCCCTTGGTGGTGGCGGTTATGTTTGGTGCCTCGGCCAGTTTTTCAACTCCGATCGGCTATCAGACCAACACGCTGGTCTACGGGCCGGGGGGGTATCGTTTCACCGATTTCCTGCGCATCGGCGTGCCCTTGAACCTGCTGATGATGGTGGTGATGAGCGCGCTTATCCCGTTTTTCTTTCCGTTCTGA
- a CDS encoding 3-deoxy-manno-octulosonate cytidylyltransferase: MKTVIIIPARYASSRYPGKPLVGLRGADGVTKPLIQRSWEAAKAARGIAEVYVATDDDRIADAARAFGAEVIMTSSDAENGTMRCAEAVANAGLQADLFINLQGDAPLTPPWFVEALAKAMETSSAACATPVVRCDAQTVSHFREDRRHGRVGGTTAVFDTNMRALYFSKEVIPYTPEGDHDPIPVFHHVGIYAYRPAALAAYQGWKMGTLERMEGLEQLRFLENGMEMACVEVDGRGRVFWELNNPVDVERIESVLAKG, encoded by the coding sequence ATGAAAACGGTTATTATTATTCCCGCCCGCTATGCCTCTTCGCGTTATCCCGGCAAGCCTTTGGTTGGCTTGCGCGGGGCGGATGGTGTGACCAAACCCCTGATCCAGCGCAGCTGGGAGGCGGCAAAGGCGGCGCGCGGCATTGCCGAGGTCTATGTCGCCACCGATGATGACCGGATTGCCGATGCCGCGCGGGCGTTTGGGGCCGAGGTGATCATGACCTCCTCTGATGCGGAAAACGGCACCATGCGCTGTGCCGAGGCGGTGGCCAATGCGGGTCTTCAGGCGGATCTGTTCATCAACTTGCAAGGCGATGCGCCCCTGACCCCGCCGTGGTTTGTCGAGGCCTTGGCCAAGGCGATGGAGACATCATCCGCCGCCTGTGCGACCCCTGTGGTGCGCTGTGATGCGCAGACCGTCAGCCATTTCCGTGAGGACCGCCGCCATGGCCGCGTTGGCGGCACCACGGCGGTGTTCGATACCAATATGCGCGCGCTCTATTTCTCCAAGGAGGTGATCCCCTACACCCCCGAGGGCGACCATGACCCGATCCCGGTTTTTCACCATGTCGGCATCTATGCCTACCGGCCGGCGGCGCTTGCGGCCTATCAGGGCTGGAAAATGGGCACGTTGGAACGGATGGAGGGGCTGGAACAGCTTCGCTTTTTGGAAAACGGGATGGAGATGGCTTGCGTCGAGGTGGACGGCAGGGGCCGCGTGTTCTGGGAGCTGAACAACCCCGTTGACGTGGAACGGATCGAAAGTGTGCTGGCCAAGGGGTAA
- a CDS encoding KpsF/GutQ family sugar-phosphate isomerase, whose translation MTDAPNPLDAAARVLRIEGEALLTMAAALPDDFGAAVEAMLACKGRVILSGIGKSGHIARKIAATLSSTGTPAYFVHPAEASHGDLGTITPADIVLALSNSGETTELGDMIAHTRRFSIPLIALCSKAGSTLSLAADLRLILPPAPEACPLGMAPTTSTTMALALGDALAVALMERRGFEPEHFRTFHPGGRLGARLARVGQLMRSDDLPLVPMEMPMAETLLVMTQKGFGTAGVMDGPHLAGVITDGDLRRNMVGLMDKQAIDVATRNPLTAPPDMLAAEAVALMNERKITMLFVIDAEAHPLGILHIHDCLRAGVQ comes from the coding sequence ATGACCGATGCCCCCAACCCGCTTGATGCCGCCGCCCGCGTTTTGCGCATTGAAGGTGAGGCGCTTTTGACAATGGCCGCCGCCCTGCCGGATGATTTCGGCGCGGCGGTAGAGGCGATGCTGGCCTGCAAGGGGCGGGTGATCCTGTCGGGGATCGGCAAGTCGGGTCATATCGCGCGCAAGATCGCGGCCACGCTTTCGTCAACCGGGACGCCCGCCTATTTCGTGCATCCCGCCGAGGCGTCGCATGGCGATCTGGGTACCATCACCCCCGCCGATATTGTCCTTGCCCTGTCCAATTCAGGTGAGACGACCGAGCTGGGCGATATGATCGCCCACACCCGCCGTTTCTCGATCCCGTTGATTGCGCTGTGTTCCAAGGCGGGCAGCACCTTGTCACTGGCCGCTGATCTGCGCCTGATCTTGCCTCCCGCGCCCGAGGCCTGTCCTTTGGGCATGGCGCCGACGACCTCCACGACCATGGCGCTTGCCCTGGGGGATGCGCTGGCCGTGGCCTTGATGGAGCGCCGCGGGTTTGAGCCGGAACATTTCCGTACCTTCCACCCCGGTGGCCGCCTTGGGGCGCGACTGGCGCGTGTGGGGCAGTTGATGCGCTCTGATGACCTGCCGCTGGTGCCGATGGAGATGCCGATGGCCGAGACCTTGCTGGTGATGACGCAAAAGGGCTTTGGCACCGCAGGGGTGATGGACGGGCCGCATTTGGCCGGTGTGATCACCGATGGCGATTTGCGGCGCAATATGGTTGGCTTGATGGACAAGCAGGCGATTGATGTCGCCACGCGTAACCCTCTGACCGCGCCACCCGATATGCTTGCCGCCGAGGCCGTGGCCTTGATGAATGAACGCAAGATCACCATGCTCTTTGTCATTGACGCCGAGGCACACCCCCTTGGCATCCTCCATATCCATGACTGCCTGCGCGCGGGCGTACAATAA
- a CDS encoding PaaI family thioesterase — MTDQRIRDSFANQGLMTTLGATLSHVAAGEVHISAPLQAATSQQHGAGHAGLTFALADTAAGYAALTLMEAGREVMTVEAKINLMAPAIGEVLIARGKVIRAGRRLTVVQAEVFAIKGDTETCIAILQGTMIPVDPA; from the coding sequence ATGACCGACCAACGCATCCGCGACAGCTTTGCCAATCAGGGCCTGATGACCACATTGGGCGCAACCCTAAGCCACGTCGCTGCCGGAGAGGTCCATATATCCGCCCCCTTGCAAGCCGCCACCAGCCAACAACACGGCGCGGGCCATGCGGGGCTTACCTTTGCGCTGGCCGATACCGCCGCGGGCTATGCCGCGCTGACATTGATGGAGGCGGGGCGCGAGGTGATGACGGTCGAGGCCAAGATCAACCTGATGGCCCCCGCGATCGGCGAGGTTCTGATCGCGCGCGGCAAGGTTATCCGCGCAGGCCGCCGCCTGACTGTGGTTCAGGCAGAGGTTTTCGCGATCAAAGGCGACACAGAAACCTGCATCGCCATCCTCCAAGGCACGATGATTCCGGTTGATCCGGCCTAA
- a CDS encoding DMT family transporter — protein sequence MTESPAINPVAGVAWMLASSLLFVLVTGIVRYLGTDLPAAQSAFLRFGWGVLILTPSLLSLMRAGIPQGLGKTILFRGGFHTIGVVLWFYAMARIPVAEVTAIGYLNPVCVTIGAALIFGEKLAARRLIAIGIALVGALIVLRPGIREVEPGHWSQLGAAISFAVSYLFAKSLSGKMPAGAIVGLMSLTVTLALAPVAFLVWVPVSTEQLGWLAVVALAATAGHYCMARAFATAPLSVTQPVIFLQLVWAALLGYFAFGETVDPFVLLGGAVIIGAVSYITWREAQLKRRAVTPGIGAAKY from the coding sequence ATGACCGAATCCCCTGCCATAAACCCGGTTGCCGGTGTTGCTTGGATGCTGGCATCAAGCCTGCTCTTTGTCTTGGTGACAGGCATTGTGCGCTACTTGGGCACCGACCTGCCTGCTGCCCAATCGGCGTTTTTGCGGTTTGGCTGGGGGGTTTTGATACTGACCCCGTCGCTGCTGTCGCTTATGCGCGCGGGCATTCCGCAAGGGCTGGGGAAAACGATCCTTTTTCGCGGCGGGTTCCACACCATCGGGGTGGTCTTGTGGTTTTACGCCATGGCGCGGATCCCTGTGGCCGAGGTAACGGCGATTGGCTATCTCAACCCCGTTTGCGTGACCATCGGGGCGGCCTTGATCTTTGGCGAGAAGCTGGCGGCGCGGCGATTGATCGCTATTGGCATCGCCCTTGTTGGTGCATTGATCGTCCTGCGCCCCGGCATCCGAGAGGTGGAGCCGGGCCATTGGTCACAGCTGGGCGCTGCCATCAGCTTTGCTGTCTCCTATCTTTTTGCCAAAAGCCTAAGCGGCAAGATGCCTGCCGGCGCGATTGTCGGGCTTATGTCCCTCACCGTCACGCTGGCGCTGGCACCCGTGGCATTTTTGGTATGGGTGCCGGTCAGCACGGAACAGCTTGGCTGGCTGGCCGTGGTGGCGCTGGCGGCAACGGCGGGGCATTACTGCATGGCGCGGGCCTTTGCCACGGCGCCGCTATCGGTGACGCAGCCGGTGATTTTTCTGCAACTCGTCTGGGCGGCGCTGTTGGGGTATTTTGCCTTTGGCGAAACCGTAGATCCCTTCGTCTTGCTTGGCGGCGCGGTGATTATCGGGGCGGTCAGCTATATCACATGGCGCGAGGCACAGCTAAAGCGCCGCGCGGTCACGCCGGGAATAGGGGCTGCGAAATACTAG
- a CDS encoding chorismate mutase — MKRPEDCETMPEVRAGIDRLDVALVRLLVQRAGYIDAAARVKARAGLPALIVDRVEQVVQNVRQTSMAEGLDPDLAEALWRQLIDWSIAREEAVLGKSDTAKGE, encoded by the coding sequence ATGAAACGCCCAGAGGATTGCGAAACCATGCCAGAAGTCCGCGCCGGAATTGACCGGCTGGATGTGGCCTTGGTGCGATTGCTGGTCCAGCGGGCGGGTTATATCGATGCGGCGGCGCGGGTGAAGGCGCGCGCTGGCCTGCCTGCCCTGATCGTTGACCGCGTAGAGCAGGTCGTACAAAACGTGCGTCAAACGTCAATGGCCGAAGGGTTGGACCCTGATTTGGCCGAGGCGCTTTGGCGGCAGTTGATTGATTGGTCTATCGCGCGTGAAGAGGCAGTTTTGGGCAAGTCCGACACGGCAAAAGGAGAGTGA
- a CDS encoding YebC/PmpR family DNA-binding transcriptional regulator gives MAGHSKWANIQHRKGKQDKLRSKMFSKLSKEITVAAKMGEPDVDKNPRLRLAVKAAKSLSMPKDVIDRAIKKSQTGDAADYTEIRYEGYGPGGIAIIVEAMTDNLNRTASNVRSYFSKCGGNMGQTGSVSHGFDRVGEISYPVEAGDGDTVMMAALEAGADDVESNEDGHWIYCAMDALNEVSEALEKDLGESSESKLIWKPQVVTEVDLETAQKLMRLIDTLEEDDDVQDVTHNFDIPEDVAAQLEE, from the coding sequence ATGGCAGGCCATTCAAAATGGGCGAATATCCAGCACCGTAAGGGGAAACAGGACAAGCTACGCTCCAAGATGTTTTCCAAGCTGTCCAAGGAAATCACCGTGGCAGCCAAAATGGGCGAGCCGGATGTGGACAAAAATCCGCGTTTGCGCCTTGCAGTAAAGGCGGCGAAATCGCTGTCGATGCCCAAGGATGTGATCGATCGCGCGATCAAGAAGTCGCAGACGGGCGATGCGGCGGATTATACCGAAATCCGCTATGAGGGTTACGGCCCCGGCGGGATTGCGATTATCGTTGAGGCGATGACCGATAACCTCAACCGCACCGCATCCAATGTGCGCAGCTATTTTTCCAAATGCGGCGGCAACATGGGGCAGACCGGATCGGTTAGCCACGGGTTTGACCGCGTGGGGGAGATTTCTTATCCGGTTGAGGCGGGCGACGGCGACACCGTGATGATGGCCGCGTTGGAGGCTGGTGCCGACGATGTGGAAAGCAATGAGGACGGCCACTGGATCTATTGCGCGATGGACGCGTTGAACGAGGTGTCCGAGGCTTTGGAAAAAGATCTGGGTGAGTCGAGTGAATCCAAGCTGATCTGGAAACCGCAGGTTGTCACCGAGGTTGATCTGGAAACCGCGCAAAAGCTGATGCGTCTGATCGACACTCTGGAAGAGGATGACGACGTGCAAGACGTCACCCATAACTTCGACATCCCCGAGGATGTGGCCGCACAGCTGGAAGAATGA
- the galE gene encoding UDP-glucose 4-epimerase GalE: MQKHILVTGGAGYIGSHACKALKAAGYVPVTFDNLATGWQEAVKFGPFEQGDLLDRARLDEVFAKWSPVAVMHFAALSQVGEAVAKPGHYWRVNVGGSLNLIEAAVAAGCQNFVFSSTCATYGDQDGVVLDETTQQRPSNPYGSSKRAIEEILRDFEVAHGLRHVIYRYFNVAGADPEGEVGEFHQPETHLIPLMLDVVSGKRAALTLHGTDYPTPDGTCIRDYVHVSDLVDAHVLGLKWLEDQRDSRVFCLGTGTGFSVREVVNEARVVTNQDVPMNEGPRRPGDAIQLVSGSARAVQELGWTPERSSLKQMIADAWRWHETGHYNK, translated from the coding sequence ATGCAAAAACACATCTTGGTCACCGGCGGCGCGGGCTATATCGGATCGCATGCGTGTAAGGCGCTGAAAGCGGCGGGCTATGTGCCGGTCACCTTCGACAATCTGGCGACCGGCTGGCAAGAGGCGGTGAAATTCGGGCCGTTTGAGCAGGGTGATTTGCTGGACCGTGCGCGGCTGGATGAGGTCTTTGCCAAATGGTCCCCCGTGGCGGTGATGCATTTCGCAGCCCTCTCGCAGGTGGGCGAGGCCGTGGCCAAACCCGGCCATTACTGGCGCGTCAATGTCGGTGGATCATTGAACCTGATCGAGGCGGCGGTGGCGGCCGGCTGTCAGAACTTCGTCTTTTCCTCGACCTGCGCGACTTACGGCGACCAGGACGGTGTGGTTCTGGATGAAACAACGCAGCAGCGCCCGAGCAACCCCTACGGATCATCGAAACGCGCGATCGAAGAGATTTTACGTGATTTCGAGGTCGCCCACGGGTTGCGCCATGTGATCTACCGCTATTTCAACGTGGCAGGCGCGGACCCCGAAGGCGAGGTCGGTGAATTCCACCAGCCCGAAACCCATTTGATCCCGCTTATGCTGGATGTGGTCAGCGGCAAGCGCGCCGCCCTGACCCTGCATGGCACCGATTACCCGACACCGGACGGCACCTGCATCCGCGATTATGTCCATGTCTCGGACCTTGTGGATGCGCATGTGTTGGGGTTGAAATGGCTGGAGGATCAGCGCGACAGCCGCGTGTTCTGCCTTGGGACCGGGACCGGATTTTCGGTGCGTGAGGTGGTGAATGAGGCCCGCGTCGTCACCAACCAGGACGTGCCGATGAACGAAGGCCCGCGCAGGCCCGGCGATGCGATCCAGCTTGTATCAGGTTCGGCACGGGCGGTGCAGGAATTGGGCTGGACACCCGAACGCTCATCCTTGAAACAGATGATCGCGGATGCGTGGCGCTGGCACGAAACCGGCCACTACAATAAATAA
- a CDS encoding formate--tetrahydrofolate ligase, with the protein MAYKTDIEIAREAKKRPIMEIGAKLGIPSEHLLPYGHDKAKVSQPFIASLADRKNGKLVLVTAINPTPAGEGKTTTTVGLGDGLNRIGKNAVICIREASLGPNFGMKGGAAGGGYAQVVPMEEMNLHFTGDFHAITSAHNLLSAMIDNHIYWGNELDIDARRVVWRRVMDMNDRALRDVVVNLGGVANGFPRQTGFDITVASEVMAILCLSNDLEDLQKRLGDIVVAYRRDKSPIYCRDIKADGAMTVLLKDAMQPNLVQTLENNPAFVHGGPFANIAHGCNSVIATKTALKLADYVVTEAGFGADLGAEKFMNIKCRKAGLAPDAVVLVATVRAMKMNGGVAKADLGAENVEAVQKGCPNLGRHIGNVKSFGVPVVVAINHFVTDTDAEVQAVKDYVASQGSEAILCKHWAHGSAGVEELSHKVVELAESGAANFTPSYPDDMPLMKKIETIAAKIYHADGVIADNAVHAQLQAWEEAGYGHLPVCMAKTQYSFSTDPNLRGAPTGFSVPVREVRLSAGAGFIVAICGEIMTMPGLPRMPSAEVIRLNADGDVEGLF; encoded by the coding sequence ATGGCGTATAAAACCGATATTGAGATTGCCCGCGAGGCGAAGAAACGTCCGATCATGGAGATCGGCGCAAAACTGGGCATCCCGTCGGAGCATCTTTTGCCTTACGGGCACGACAAGGCAAAGGTCAGCCAGCCGTTTATCGCGTCCCTTGCGGACCGCAAGAATGGCAAGCTGGTGCTTGTGACCGCCATCAACCCCACCCCTGCGGGCGAGGGTAAGACCACAACGACGGTGGGGCTGGGTGACGGGTTGAACCGTATCGGCAAGAATGCAGTGATCTGTATCCGCGAGGCATCTTTGGGGCCGAATTTCGGGATGAAGGGCGGGGCAGCGGGGGGCGGCTATGCGCAAGTGGTCCCGATGGAGGAGATGAACCTGCATTTCACCGGCGATTTCCATGCGATCACATCGGCGCACAACCTGCTGTCGGCGATGATCGACAACCATATCTATTGGGGTAATGAGCTGGATATCGACGCGCGCCGTGTGGTGTGGCGGCGGGTGATGGATATGAACGACCGCGCGCTGCGCGATGTGGTGGTCAACCTTGGCGGCGTTGCCAACGGCTTCCCGCGCCAAACCGGCTTTGACATCACGGTCGCATCCGAGGTGATGGCGATCTTGTGCCTGTCGAATGATCTGGAGGATTTGCAAAAACGGCTTGGCGATATTGTGGTGGCCTACCGGCGCGACAAATCCCCGATCTATTGTCGTGATATCAAGGCCGATGGCGCGATGACGGTGCTGCTCAAGGATGCGATGCAGCCGAATTTGGTGCAGACGCTGGAAAACAACCCCGCCTTTGTGCATGGCGGCCCCTTTGCCAATATCGCGCATGGCTGCAACTCGGTCATCGCCACGAAAACCGCGCTGAAGCTGGCGGATTATGTGGTGACCGAGGCGGGCTTTGGTGCCGATCTTGGTGCCGAGAAGTTTATGAACATCAAATGCCGTAAGGCCGGTCTTGCGCCGGATGCGGTGGTTTTGGTGGCCACGGTGCGCGCGATGAAGATGAATGGCGGCGTGGCCAAGGCCGATCTGGGCGCCGAAAACGTCGAGGCCGTGCAAAAAGGCTGTCCCAACCTTGGTCGTCATATCGGGAATGTCAAAAGTTTCGGCGTGCCGGTGGTTGTGGCGATCAACCATTTTGTCACCGACACCGATGCCGAGGTGCAGGCCGTCAAGGACTACGTGGCGTCCCAAGGCTCCGAGGCGATTTTGTGCAAGCATTGGGCGCATGGCTCGGCGGGGGTTGAGGAGCTTTCGCATAAGGTGGTGGAACTGGCCGAAAGCGGTGCGGCCAATTTCACACCAAGCTATCCTGATGACATGCCCTTGATGAAAAAGATCGAAACGATTGCCGCGAAGATCTATCATGCCGACGGGGTGATTGCCGATAATGCGGTGCATGCGCAGTTGCAGGCGTGGGAAGAGGCGGGCTATGGCCATCTGCCGGTCTGTATGGCGAAAACGCAATATTCCTTTAGCACGGACCCGAACCTGCGCGGCGCGCCGACAGGATTTTCGGTGCCCGTGCGTGAGGTGCGGCTTTCGGCGGGGGCGGGGTTCATCGTTGCGATCTGCGGTGAGATTATGACCATGCCGGGCCTGCCGCGGATGCCCTCGGCCGAGGTGATCCGCCTGAATGCCGATGGCGATGTCGAGGGGCTGTTCTAA
- a CDS encoding TIGR00282 family metallophosphoesterase, which translates to MKLLFLGDVMGRAGRAAITQRLPGLRTEWGLDFVVVNGENASGGMGLTGAHAKGILDAGADCVTLGDHSFDQKDMLQYIETEPRIIRPLNYAKGAPGKGARVFSAQNGRKVLVVQALGQVFMKRPFDDPFSAVESVLNAHPLGGMVSAAIVDMHCEATSEKMAMGHWCDGRASLCVGTHTHVPTADAQILAKGCAFQTDAGMCGDYDSVIGMEKLEPMRRFITGMPKARFQPAAGPATLSGVYVETDDATGRATRVAMIRIGGRLQEAHP; encoded by the coding sequence ATGAAATTACTCTTTTTAGGCGATGTGATGGGCCGGGCCGGGCGCGCTGCGATTACGCAGCGGTTGCCGGGATTGCGGACGGAATGGGGCTTGGATTTCGTCGTGGTGAACGGCGAAAATGCGAGCGGTGGTATGGGGCTGACAGGCGCGCATGCCAAGGGCATCTTGGACGCGGGGGCCGATTGCGTCACGCTGGGTGATCATTCCTTTGATCAAAAAGACATGCTCCAATATATCGAGACCGAGCCGCGGATCATCCGCCCACTGAATTATGCCAAGGGTGCGCCGGGCAAGGGCGCGCGGGTGTTTTCCGCGCAAAACGGGCGCAAGGTTTTGGTGGTTCAGGCCTTGGGTCAGGTGTTTATGAAACGCCCCTTTGATGATCCGTTCTCGGCCGTGGAGTCGGTGCTGAACGCGCATCCTTTGGGCGGTATGGTCAGCGCGGCCATCGTCGATATGCATTGTGAGGCCACATCCGAAAAAATGGCGATGGGGCATTGGTGCGACGGGCGCGCCTCGCTTTGTGTGGGTACACATACCCATGTGCCGACGGCGGATGCGCAGATATTGGCCAAGGGCTGTGCCTTTCAAACCGATGCAGGCATGTGTGGCGATTATGACAGCGTGATCGGCATGGAAAAGCTGGAGCCGATGCGCCGTTTCATCACCGGCATGCCCAAGGCGCGGTTCCAACCTGCCGCGGGTCCGGCCACCCTGTCAGGGGTTTATGTGGAAACCGATGATGCCACGGGGCGCGCCACCCGCGTGGCCATGATCCGTATCGGCGGAAGATTGCAAGAAGCGCACCCGTGA